Proteins encoded in a region of the Vibrio ponticus genome:
- the hemW gene encoding radical SAM family heme chaperone HemW has product MQLVPPALSLYVHIPWCVQKCPYCDFNSHALKAEIPEEQYISALLEDLDRDIEKYQLNLAPRPLHSIFIGGGTPSLISAEGIKRLLDGIEQRIPFKSGIEITMEANPGTVETDRFVGYQAAGVTRISIGVQSFAAEKLEKLGRIHGQQEAINAAKLAHQIGLNSFNLDLMHGLPDQSIEQALADLDQAIELNPPHLSWYQLTIEPNTMFYYKPPTLPDDDDLWDIFERGHQKLTEAGYVQYEISGYSKPGYQCQHNLNYWRFGDYLGIGCGSHGKLSFSDGRIVRTTKTKHPRGYLAAYQNMVKPYLSDEFEVAAEDRPFEFFMNRFRLIEACPKQDFIDTTGLELSAIQDTINWALEQQYLSQTDTHWQITEKGKLFLNDLLEAFMADEE; this is encoded by the coding sequence ATGCAATTAGTACCACCAGCACTCAGTCTATATGTTCACATCCCGTGGTGTGTACAAAAGTGCCCTTATTGTGATTTTAACTCTCATGCGCTCAAAGCAGAGATCCCTGAAGAACAGTACATTAGTGCGCTGCTTGAAGACTTAGATCGCGATATTGAGAAATACCAACTCAACCTCGCCCCGCGTCCATTGCACTCGATCTTTATTGGTGGTGGTACGCCAAGCTTAATTTCAGCAGAGGGCATCAAACGTCTATTGGATGGCATTGAACAGCGTATTCCATTCAAGTCTGGGATTGAAATTACCATGGAAGCCAACCCAGGCACAGTTGAGACCGATCGCTTTGTCGGCTATCAAGCCGCTGGGGTTACTCGTATTTCCATCGGCGTACAGAGCTTTGCGGCTGAGAAGCTCGAAAAGCTCGGTCGCATCCATGGTCAACAAGAAGCCATCAATGCGGCAAAACTTGCTCATCAGATCGGGCTAAACAGCTTCAACCTAGATTTAATGCATGGATTACCGGATCAAAGCATTGAACAAGCTTTGGCGGATCTCGACCAAGCGATTGAGCTGAATCCTCCGCACCTCTCTTGGTATCAGCTGACTATCGAGCCAAATACCATGTTCTACTACAAGCCGCCGACATTACCGGATGATGATGACTTGTGGGACATCTTTGAGCGTGGACACCAAAAGCTTACCGAGGCAGGTTATGTGCAGTATGAGATTTCTGGCTATAGCAAACCCGGCTATCAATGCCAGCATAACCTCAACTACTGGCGCTTTGGCGATTACCTTGGCATTGGCTGCGGCTCTCACGGTAAATTGAGTTTTAGTGATGGTCGCATTGTACGCACAACCAAGACGAAACACCCACGAGGCTACCTTGCCGCGTACCAAAATATGGTTAAACCATATTTAAGTGATGAGTTTGAAGTCGCAGCAGAAGATCGCCCATTTGAGTTCTTTATGAACCGTTTCCGCTTAATTGAAGCCTGTCCAAAACAAGACTTTATTGATACTACCGGGCTTGAACTGAGTGCGATTCAAGACACCATCAACTGGGCGCTTGAGCAGCAATATTTGTCACAAACTGACACTCACTGGCAGATCACCGAAAAAGGTAAGCTATTTTTGAACGATCTACTCGAAGCCTTTATGGCGGATGAAGAGTAA
- a CDS encoding methyl-accepting chemotaxis protein, whose product MKLKTQAYILSAIILTALLALTVTGLWTLRVASSLDNKARVTELFKSAYSILTEVEQMAIEGKMPEEEAKALATRLLRNNIYKDNEYVYVADENMIFVAAPLDPQLHGTSFHDFKDGNGNSVGQLILDVLGRSTGKIVEYTWTQKLADGSIEEKLSIAEKTPHWGWVVGTGIGFNEVNARFWSSAQWQLLLCLAIAGSIFGVLIVSIRKIIALLGGEPQEVRNAVQAVARGDIQASFDKNAPQGSIYEAVQHMSLSLAQLVNNLDSSMVALRRELANVEDRASSIAELTDSQQQSTAMIATAMTEMASSANHVADSASDTARNTDQADQQSQHTQQLIHNTVDNIQGLASQLGTASQAVSDLDNDVNNIVKVLDVIGDIAEQTNLLALNAAIEAARAGEQGRGFAVVADEVRNLAGRTQDSTKEIQQMISNLQEGSRNAIHTMDVCAATSQSTVEESQNASEALQQIVIALESISQMSHQIATAAAEQTEVSDDISMRINIIEESGNKLSNVVTASHNSTQTLTHLANELETWVSKFTVKQ is encoded by the coding sequence ATGAAACTCAAAACACAAGCTTACATTCTGTCAGCAATCATTCTGACTGCTCTTTTAGCTTTGACAGTAACAGGTCTTTGGACACTACGCGTTGCGAGCAGCCTCGACAACAAAGCACGAGTAACTGAACTATTTAAGAGTGCCTACAGCATTCTGACTGAAGTAGAGCAGATGGCGATTGAAGGCAAAATGCCAGAAGAGGAAGCAAAAGCTCTCGCAACTCGCCTACTACGTAACAATATCTACAAGGATAATGAATACGTATATGTTGCTGATGAAAATATGATTTTCGTTGCCGCACCACTAGATCCTCAACTTCACGGCACCAGCTTCCATGACTTTAAAGACGGTAATGGCAACAGCGTTGGTCAGTTGATCCTCGATGTATTGGGTCGTTCAACAGGAAAGATCGTCGAATACACTTGGACGCAAAAACTGGCTGATGGCTCGATCGAAGAAAAACTATCAATAGCTGAGAAAACGCCTCATTGGGGCTGGGTTGTTGGCACCGGTATCGGATTTAACGAAGTAAACGCTCGATTCTGGTCTTCAGCACAATGGCAGTTACTTCTATGTCTAGCGATTGCAGGCAGTATCTTTGGCGTGCTGATTGTTTCTATTCGTAAAATCATCGCGTTATTAGGTGGTGAACCCCAAGAAGTGCGCAATGCGGTACAAGCTGTCGCACGCGGAGATATCCAAGCTTCATTTGATAAAAATGCGCCCCAAGGCAGTATCTATGAAGCCGTCCAACATATGAGTCTTTCACTGGCTCAACTGGTGAACAACTTAGATTCCTCAATGGTTGCGCTACGTCGCGAGCTTGCGAATGTGGAAGATCGTGCTTCGAGTATTGCGGAGCTTACTGACTCCCAGCAGCAATCGACCGCAATGATTGCAACGGCAATGACTGAAATGGCGTCATCAGCGAATCACGTCGCCGATTCAGCGAGCGACACTGCGCGTAATACCGACCAAGCAGATCAACAAAGTCAGCATACGCAGCAGTTAATCCACAATACAGTCGATAATATTCAAGGACTTGCATCACAATTGGGCACTGCCAGTCAGGCGGTTTCTGATTTAGACAACGACGTTAATAATATTGTCAAAGTACTGGATGTGATCGGTGATATTGCTGAGCAGACTAACCTCCTTGCTCTCAACGCAGCCATTGAAGCGGCACGCGCGGGTGAACAAGGTCGTGGTTTTGCGGTGGTAGCCGATGAAGTACGTAACCTTGCTGGTCGAACTCAAGACAGTACTAAAGAGATTCAACAAATGATCTCTAACCTACAAGAAGGTTCTCGCAATGCCATTCACACCATGGATGTCTGTGCGGCAACAAGCCAGAGTACGGTTGAAGAGTCGCAAAATGCTTCAGAAGCGCTGCAACAAATCGTAATTGCACTCGAGTCAATCTCACAAATGAGTCATCAGATCGCCACCGCAGCTGCAGAACAAACTGAAGTCAGTGATGATATTTCGATGCGCATTAATATTATCGAAGAGAGCGGCAACAAACTAAGTAACGTGGTGACAGCGAGTCATAACAGTACTCAAACACTCACTCACCTTGCGAATGAACTCGAAACCTGGGTAAGCAAGTTTACTGTTAAGCAGTAA
- the murA gene encoding UDP-N-acetylglucosamine 1-carboxyvinyltransferase: protein MEKFRVTGSTQPLVGEVTISGAKNAALPILFASILAEEPVEVSNVPHLRDIDTTMELLKRLGAKVERNGSVHVDPSCINEYCAPYDLVKTMRASIWALGPLVARFGQGQVSLPGGCAIGARPVDLHIHGLEQLGATITLEDGYVKAHVDGRLKGAHIVMDKVSVGATITIMCAATLAEGKTVLDNAAREPEIVDTADFLNKLGAKISGAGTDTITIEGVERLGGGKHAVVADRIETGTFLVAAAVSGGKVVCRNTHAHLLEAVLAKLEEAGAKVETGEDWISVDMTDRELKAVTIRTAPHPGFPTDMQAQFTLLNMMAKGGGVITETIFENRFMHVPELMRMGAKAEIEGNTVICGDVDTLSAAQVMATDLRASASLVIAGCIAQGETIVDRIYHIDRGYDKIEDKLSALGAKIERFRD, encoded by the coding sequence ATGGAAAAATTTCGAGTAACTGGTTCTACGCAGCCATTAGTGGGTGAAGTCACTATTTCGGGTGCGAAGAACGCCGCCCTTCCAATTCTTTTTGCATCAATTCTGGCTGAAGAACCAGTTGAAGTAAGTAATGTACCTCATCTACGTGATATTGATACCACGATGGAACTACTTAAGCGCCTTGGTGCGAAAGTAGAGCGTAACGGTTCTGTTCACGTTGATCCTAGCTGTATTAATGAGTACTGCGCACCATACGATCTGGTTAAAACTATGCGCGCTTCTATTTGGGCATTAGGTCCGCTAGTGGCTCGTTTTGGTCAAGGACAAGTATCGCTTCCTGGTGGCTGTGCGATTGGCGCTCGTCCTGTTGATCTGCATATCCATGGTCTAGAGCAACTTGGTGCAACCATCACTCTTGAAGATGGCTACGTAAAAGCACACGTCGATGGTCGCCTTAAGGGCGCGCATATCGTCATGGACAAAGTGAGTGTTGGCGCTACGATTACGATTATGTGCGCAGCAACGTTAGCAGAAGGCAAAACGGTTCTGGATAACGCAGCGCGTGAGCCAGAAATCGTTGATACTGCAGATTTCTTAAATAAGCTTGGCGCTAAAATTTCAGGCGCAGGCACTGATACCATTACTATCGAAGGCGTTGAGCGTCTAGGTGGTGGTAAGCATGCTGTGGTTGCAGATCGCATTGAAACGGGTACTTTCCTTGTTGCTGCGGCAGTGTCTGGCGGTAAAGTGGTATGTCGCAATACTCACGCTCACCTGTTGGAAGCGGTACTTGCTAAGTTAGAAGAAGCGGGTGCAAAAGTGGAAACCGGTGAAGACTGGATTTCAGTTGATATGACGGATCGTGAGCTTAAAGCGGTAACCATTCGTACTGCTCCACACCCAGGTTTCCCTACCGATATGCAAGCGCAGTTTACGCTACTCAATATGATGGCGAAAGGTGGCGGCGTTATCACTGAGACGATCTTCGAGAACCGCTTTATGCACGTTCCTGAGCTGATGCGTATGGGCGCTAAAGCTGAGATCGAAGGTAACACAGTGATCTGTGGTGATGTTGACACGCTAAGCGCTGCGCAAGTGATGGCGACAGACCTACGTGCATCGGCAAGTCTTGTTATTGCGGGTTGTATTGCTCAAGGTGAAACTATTGTTGACCGCATTTATCATATCGATCGTGGCTACGATAAGATTGAAGATAAGTTGTCAGCACTAGGCGCTAAAATTGAGCGCTTTCGCGATTAA
- a CDS encoding 1-acylglycerol-3-phosphate O-acyltransferase, translating to MIALLRVFAVVIFAIVMFVFGCGYCLLSPRNPKHVFTFGRLFGKMSRVFGIKLDLRIPEDAYTRGQHIYIANHQNNWDLFTVSSAVTPKVVTVGKKSLAWLPLFGQLYWLTGNILIDRANRSKAVGTIDQVVDNMKSSDVSVWMFPEGTRSRGRGLLPFKTGAFHAAIGAQVGVIPIVCSSTDGIKLNRWNNGHVIVEMLPPVSTEGYRKEQVRELANLCREQMEAKLAELDSEVKQLNQASKKAVS from the coding sequence ATGATTGCACTACTGCGTGTTTTCGCCGTCGTGATTTTTGCGATAGTTATGTTTGTATTTGGTTGTGGTTATTGCTTGTTAAGCCCACGCAACCCAAAACACGTATTCACCTTCGGTCGCCTGTTTGGCAAGATGTCGCGCGTATTTGGCATCAAGCTTGATTTGCGTATTCCAGAAGATGCTTACACCCGTGGTCAGCATATCTATATTGCTAACCACCAGAATAACTGGGACCTATTTACCGTATCTTCTGCTGTGACACCAAAAGTGGTGACAGTGGGTAAAAAAAGCTTAGCTTGGCTACCTTTATTCGGTCAGTTGTATTGGCTAACGGGTAACATCCTGATTGACCGAGCTAACCGTAGCAAGGCAGTTGGTACGATTGATCAGGTTGTTGATAACATGAAGAGCAGTGACGTTTCTGTGTGGATGTTCCCAGAAGGTACGCGCTCTCGTGGTCGCGGTTTGTTGCCGTTTAAAACTGGCGCTTTCCATGCCGCTATCGGCGCACAAGTTGGCGTGATTCCAATTGTATGTAGTTCTACAGATGGCATTAAGCTTAATCGTTGGAACAATGGACATGTGATTGTTGAGATGCTGCCACCAGTGAGTACCGAAGGTTACCGTAAGGAACAAGTACGTGAACTTGCGAACCTTTGCCGTGAGCAAATGGAAGCGAAGCTGGCTGAATTGGATAGCGAAGTAAAACAGCTGAATCAAGCCAGTAAGAAGGCAGTGAGTTAA
- a CDS encoding oxidative damage protection protein, which translates to MSRTVFCARLKQDAEGLDFQLYPGELGKKIFDNISKQAWAEWQHKQTMLINEKKLNMMDPEHRKLLETEMVNFLFEGKDVHIEGYTPPSE; encoded by the coding sequence ATGAGCCGCACTGTATTTTGTGCTCGTCTAAAACAAGACGCTGAAGGTCTTGATTTTCAACTTTACCCAGGCGAGCTAGGTAAAAAAATCTTCGACAATATCTCTAAGCAAGCATGGGCTGAGTGGCAACATAAACAAACTATGTTGATCAACGAGAAGAAACTGAACATGATGGACCCAGAGCACCGCAAGCTACTGGAAACAGAGATGGTTAACTTCTTGTTTGAAGGTAAAGATGTTCACATCGAAGGCTACACGCCGCCAAGTGAATAA
- a CDS encoding XTP/dITP diphosphatase — translation MSKIVLATGNQGKVREMADLLADFGFEVLAQSEFNVTEADETGTTFIENAIIKARHAAKETGLPAIADDSGLEVDYLKGAPGIYSARYAGVGASDEENLNKLLDAMQGVPEAQRTARFHCVLVLMRHADDPTPIVCHGKWEGRILTEAQGENGFGYDPIFYVPEDNCSSAQLEPTRKKQLSHRGKALKALFATLAEQR, via the coding sequence ATGAGCAAGATTGTATTAGCGACCGGTAACCAAGGCAAAGTGCGTGAAATGGCAGATTTGCTAGCTGACTTCGGCTTTGAAGTACTGGCGCAGAGCGAATTCAATGTGACAGAAGCCGATGAGACTGGCACAACTTTTATTGAAAACGCAATCATCAAAGCACGCCACGCAGCCAAAGAAACGGGCTTGCCAGCTATCGCCGATGACTCTGGTCTTGAGGTGGACTACCTTAAAGGTGCGCCTGGGATTTATTCTGCACGTTACGCAGGCGTTGGCGCAAGTGATGAAGAGAACCTCAATAAACTGCTGGATGCCATGCAAGGCGTACCAGAGGCGCAACGCACTGCCCGTTTCCACTGTGTATTGGTTTTGATGCGTCATGCTGACGATCCAACCCCAATCGTGTGTCACGGTAAATGGGAAGGTCGCATTCTAACGGAAGCTCAAGGTGAGAATGGCTTTGGCTATGACCCTATTTTCTATGTACCTGAAGATAACTGCTCATCTGCCCAACTAGAACCTACGCGTAAAAAACAACTTTCTCATCGCGGTAAAGCATTGAAAGCTCTCTTCGCCACTTTAGCGGAGCAGCGTTAA
- the trmB gene encoding tRNA (guanosine(46)-N7)-methyltransferase TrmB: protein MSEVTTNEYNEDGKMIRKIRSFVRREGRLTKGQENAMKECWPTMGIDYQEQLLDWKEVFGNDNPVVLEIGFGMGASLVEMAKNAPEKNFIGIEVHSPGVGACLSDAREAGVTNLRVMCHDAVEVFEHMIPNGSLSTLQLFFPDPWHKKRHHKRRIVQLEFAEMVRQKLQLEDGIFHMATDWENYAEHMIEIMNQAPGFANIATDGDYIPRPDERPLTKFEARGHRLGHGVWDIKYKRTA from the coding sequence ATGAGTGAAGTGACCACTAACGAATACAATGAAGACGGCAAGATGATCCGCAAAATACGTAGTTTTGTGCGTCGTGAAGGTCGTCTGACCAAAGGTCAAGAAAATGCGATGAAAGAGTGCTGGCCAACAATGGGTATTGACTACCAAGAACAACTTCTTGATTGGAAAGAAGTGTTTGGTAACGATAACCCAGTGGTATTAGAGATCGGTTTCGGCATGGGTGCGTCACTTGTAGAAATGGCAAAAAATGCGCCTGAGAAAAACTTCATCGGTATTGAAGTGCATAGTCCAGGTGTTGGCGCATGTCTTTCTGATGCGCGTGAAGCAGGCGTAACTAACTTACGTGTAATGTGTCACGATGCAGTTGAAGTATTTGAGCACATGATTCCAAATGGTAGCTTGAGCACACTGCAACTGTTCTTCCCTGACCCATGGCACAAAAAACGTCACCACAAACGTCGTATCGTTCAACTTGAATTTGCTGAAATGGTACGTCAAAAGCTTCAATTGGAAGACGGTATCTTCCACATGGCGACTGACTGGGAAAACTACGCTGAGCATATGATTGAAATTATGAATCAAGCACCTGGTTTTGCCAACATTGCGACAGATGGCGATTACATCCCTCGTCCGGATGAGCGTCCACTGACTAAGTTTGAAGCACGTGGTCACCGTTTAGGTCATGGTGTTTGGGACATCAAATACAAACGTACCGCGTAA
- a CDS encoding serine hydrolase domain-containing protein yields the protein MCRVLAIISLLAIVTGCGQEEIDVVQSNERFAPVEQRVKSGKANNIHSLIAWQSNEKVFELHRQGGGTYGTQKTSMVPVGANKLHNIHSVTKSFVATLIFIAIDEGKLANLDIPVFSLFPEYQQSDREAKMAITVRDVMNMSTGYALDELATSYRQGSGNVFTRHYMAEDLLAMFLETKLAFEPGSRFAYSGLSTVGLSKIIERVYGQPFTQVMREKLFEPLSITDYRWLAQHGSNEPGADWGLMLSPLDMGKFGLMWLNKGEFQGKRILAGHWFNMLRSSSFYSYSMGYRLHFWQVSKIGGAVAANGIGEQYIVMLPNQDAVIVATGGNYDLASMPSLDTVRLLASLL from the coding sequence GTGTGTCGAGTGTTGGCTATTATATCTCTACTAGCCATCGTAACGGGATGTGGGCAAGAAGAGATAGATGTTGTTCAAAGCAATGAAAGGTTTGCGCCTGTCGAGCAGCGAGTCAAAAGTGGCAAAGCGAATAATATCCACTCATTGATCGCTTGGCAGAGCAACGAGAAGGTGTTTGAGCTTCACCGACAGGGCGGAGGTACATATGGTACTCAGAAGACCTCTATGGTGCCTGTAGGGGCAAATAAGCTACATAATATCCATTCAGTGACCAAGTCCTTTGTCGCGACTTTGATTTTTATTGCCATTGACGAAGGCAAGTTGGCGAATTTAGACATACCAGTATTCAGTCTCTTTCCTGAATATCAACAGAGTGATCGTGAAGCGAAGATGGCGATAACCGTGCGTGATGTGATGAACATGTCAACGGGATACGCACTGGATGAACTGGCAACCTCTTATCGACAGGGCTCTGGCAATGTATTCACTCGCCATTATATGGCAGAAGATTTATTGGCGATGTTCCTGGAGACAAAGCTTGCCTTTGAGCCTGGCAGCCGTTTTGCCTACAGTGGCTTATCGACAGTGGGGTTATCCAAGATTATTGAGCGTGTATATGGTCAACCTTTTACTCAAGTGATGCGAGAGAAGCTGTTTGAGCCGTTATCGATCACAGACTATCGTTGGCTGGCTCAACACGGCAGTAATGAGCCAGGAGCCGACTGGGGCTTAATGTTGTCACCGTTAGATATGGGTAAGTTTGGCTTGATGTGGTTAAACAAAGGAGAATTCCAAGGGAAACGCATTTTAGCTGGGCATTGGTTTAACATGCTGCGTTCAAGTTCGTTTTACAGCTATAGCATGGGGTATCGATTACATTTTTGGCAGGTTTCGAAGATTGGTGGAGCGGTGGCGGCGAATGGCATTGGTGAGCAATATATTGTGATGCTACCTAATCAAGATGCGGTGATTGTCGCAACAGGGGGGAACTACGATTTAGCCAGTATGCCTTCACTAGATACCGTGCGATTATTAGCAAGCCTGCTTTAG
- the mltC gene encoding membrane-bound lytic murein transglycosylase MltC, protein MKKLAYFFTAMLLVGCSREFVESIYDVNYEPTNRFAKNLAQLPGQFTKDTAALDALINSFSGNIEKRWGSREIKVAGKSNYVKYIDNYLSRSEVDFEKGTILVETVSPTDPKQHLKNAIITTLLTPDDPMSVDLFSSKSIKLEGRPFLYQQVVDQDNKPIQWSWRANRFADYLIANKLKVKDVDFKKAYYVEIPLVEDQVEIRSYQYADIVRRASRKYDIPEDLIYAIIKTESSFNPYAVSWANAYGLMQVVPKTAGRDVFKLVKNRSGEPSPEYLFNPENNIDTGTAYFYILKNRYLKDVNHPLTLEYTMISAYNGGTGGVLNTFNRSDRKRAMRDINSLQPNQVYWALTNKHPKAEARRYLEKVTTFKKEFNSGNT, encoded by the coding sequence ATGAAAAAACTCGCTTACTTTTTTACCGCCATGCTGCTAGTTGGCTGTAGCCGTGAATTTGTCGAAAGCATCTACGATGTCAATTACGAACCCACCAACCGTTTTGCTAAAAACCTCGCACAGCTGCCTGGTCAATTTACCAAAGATACTGCAGCTCTTGACGCTTTGATCAACAGCTTCTCGGGTAATATCGAAAAACGTTGGGGCTCTCGCGAAATCAAAGTTGCAGGTAAAAGTAACTACGTAAAGTATATCGACAACTATCTCAGTCGTTCAGAAGTCGACTTTGAAAAAGGGACGATATTAGTTGAAACCGTTTCGCCAACCGATCCTAAACAGCATCTCAAAAATGCCATTATCACCACCCTGTTGACGCCGGACGATCCAATGAGCGTCGATCTGTTCTCATCAAAAAGCATTAAGTTAGAAGGGCGTCCATTCCTCTATCAACAGGTGGTCGATCAAGATAACAAGCCGATTCAATGGTCATGGCGAGCAAATCGCTTCGCTGACTATTTGATTGCGAACAAACTCAAAGTTAAAGACGTCGATTTCAAAAAAGCCTATTACGTTGAAATTCCTCTGGTCGAAGACCAAGTCGAGATCCGCAGCTACCAATACGCAGATATCGTCCGCCGCGCATCGCGTAAATACGACATTCCAGAAGATTTGATTTACGCGATAATCAAAACCGAAAGTAGCTTTAACCCTTATGCTGTAAGCTGGGCGAATGCATATGGGTTAATGCAAGTGGTGCCGAAAACCGCTGGTCGAGACGTATTTAAGCTAGTTAAAAACCGTTCTGGCGAACCGAGCCCTGAGTATCTATTTAACCCAGAAAACAACATCGACACTGGAACAGCCTACTTTTACATCTTAAAAAATCGCTACTTAAAAGATGTCAATCATCCTCTGACGTTGGAGTACACCATGATCTCTGCCTACAACGGCGGCACAGGTGGCGTTTTGAATACATTCAACCGCAGCGATCGCAAGCGAGCAATGCGCGATATAAATTCACTGCAACCCAACCAAGTTTATTGGGCGCTCACCAACAAGCACCCGAAGGCAGAAGCCCGTCGTTACTTAGAAAAAGTCACAACTTTCAAAAAGGAATTTAACTCGGGCAATACTTAA
- the glsB gene encoding glutaminase B yields MKPTREILADILEEVRPLIGQGKVADYIPALAKVPNTKLGIAVFTNQGEVIKAGDADEGFSIQSISKALSLTLAMSLYKPNEIWQRVGKEPSGQAFNSMIQLEMEQGIPRNPFINAGAIVVADLLHSRLSAPRHRLLEFVRQLSGEDHIVYDKVVAASEMMHSDRNAAIAYLMRSFGNFENDVIPVLANYFHACALKMNCVDLAKTFSYLANKGVSVQTGKQIITPMQTKQLNALLATCGLYDGAGEFAYRVGMPGKSGVGGGIIAIVPGEMSIAVWSPELDASGNSLAGTKALELLSERIGRSIF; encoded by the coding sequence ATGAAACCGACACGTGAGATTTTAGCGGACATTTTGGAAGAAGTTCGTCCTCTAATTGGGCAAGGAAAAGTCGCAGATTACATTCCAGCATTGGCGAAAGTGCCAAATACTAAGTTGGGGATCGCGGTATTCACTAACCAAGGTGAAGTGATCAAAGCGGGAGATGCAGACGAGGGGTTCTCGATCCAATCGATCTCTAAAGCTCTGAGCTTAACGCTTGCTATGTCTCTGTATAAGCCAAACGAAATCTGGCAACGCGTCGGTAAAGAACCATCGGGTCAGGCATTTAACTCTATGATTCAGTTGGAGATGGAGCAGGGTATTCCCCGTAATCCGTTTATTAACGCCGGTGCAATCGTCGTGGCTGACTTGTTACATAGTCGTCTTTCTGCGCCTCGTCATCGTTTACTTGAGTTCGTTCGCCAACTGTCAGGTGAAGATCATATTGTTTATGACAAAGTGGTCGCTGCCTCTGAGATGATGCACAGCGATCGCAATGCTGCAATCGCTTATCTGATGCGCTCATTTGGTAACTTTGAGAATGATGTTATTCCAGTATTGGCGAACTATTTCCATGCTTGCGCTTTGAAAATGAACTGTGTCGATTTGGCGAAAACCTTTAGTTATTTAGCCAACAAAGGCGTATCGGTGCAAACGGGCAAGCAGATCATCACGCCAATGCAGACTAAGCAGCTTAATGCGCTATTGGCTACCTGTGGTCTTTATGATGGTGCTGGTGAGTTTGCCTACCGTGTCGGTATGCCAGGTAAATCAGGCGTAGGTGGTGGCATCATTGCCATCGTACCCGGTGAAATGAGCATTGCGGTCTGGTCTCCTGAGCTAGATGCATCAGGTAACTCACTCGCAGGTACCAAAGCCCTAGAATTACTTTCAGAGCGTATTGGGCGTTCGATTTTCTGA
- the mutY gene encoding A/G-specific adenine glycosylase: protein MTPFAKAIITWYDAYGRKDLPWQQNKTAYSVWLSEIMLQQTQVATVIPYYQRFLERFPTVVALANAEQDEVLHLWTGLGYYARARNLHKAAKIVATEYQGEFPTDIEQLNALPGIGRSTAAAILSSVYKQPHAILDGNVKRTLARSFAVEGWPGQKKVENQLWEYAEQHTPTRDTDKYNQAMMDMGAMVCTRSKPKCTLCPVEQLCLANKQGNPLDYPSKKPKKDKPVKETWFVMLHYNGQVWLEQRPQSGIWGGLFCFPDNETADIQVQLDRRQIKTKDIKRTQQLIAFRHTFSHYHLDITPILLDLSKQPDVVMEADKGLWYNLSQPEEVGLAAPVKQLLESLPFELQ, encoded by the coding sequence GTGACGCCTTTTGCCAAAGCCATAATTACTTGGTATGACGCCTACGGTAGAAAAGATCTGCCTTGGCAACAAAACAAAACCGCCTACAGTGTTTGGCTGTCGGAAATCATGCTGCAACAGACTCAAGTTGCGACCGTTATTCCCTACTACCAACGTTTCTTAGAGCGCTTTCCAACCGTAGTCGCCCTTGCCAACGCTGAGCAAGACGAAGTTCTCCACCTCTGGACGGGGCTTGGCTATTACGCCCGCGCGCGCAATCTACACAAAGCTGCAAAAATCGTTGCTACTGAGTACCAAGGTGAGTTTCCTACCGATATTGAGCAACTCAACGCTCTACCGGGTATCGGTCGCTCCACCGCAGCCGCGATCTTGTCATCGGTCTATAAACAACCTCATGCCATTTTGGATGGCAACGTGAAACGCACTCTCGCACGCAGTTTTGCCGTCGAAGGTTGGCCTGGACAGAAAAAAGTTGAAAACCAGCTGTGGGAATACGCGGAGCAACATACCCCAACCCGAGATACCGATAAATACAATCAAGCAATGATGGATATGGGCGCGATGGTCTGCACACGCAGCAAACCTAAGTGCACCCTTTGCCCAGTTGAGCAACTTTGTCTCGCCAACAAACAAGGTAATCCGCTTGATTATCCCAGCAAGAAGCCGAAAAAAGACAAGCCCGTCAAAGAGACTTGGTTTGTGATGTTGCATTACAACGGTCAAGTCTGGTTAGAACAACGTCCACAATCTGGTATTTGGGGAGGGCTATTCTGTTTTCCAGACAATGAAACAGCGGATATCCAAGTACAATTAGATCGTCGTCAGATTAAAACCAAGGACATTAAACGCACACAACAGTTGATCGCGTTTCGTCATACCTTTAGTCATTACCATCTCGATATCACGCCGATTTTGCTGGATCTATCAAAACAGCCTGACGTGGTAATGGAAGCCGACAAAGGTCTTTGGTATAACTTATCTCAACCCGAAGAAGTTGGCTTAGCAGCTCCAGTAAAACAGTTGCTGGAAAGTTTGCCATTTGAACTTCAATAG